A DNA window from Helianthus annuus cultivar XRQ/B chromosome 15, HanXRQr2.0-SUNRISE, whole genome shotgun sequence contains the following coding sequences:
- the LOC110912039 gene encoding NEP1-interacting protein 1 isoform X1, with protein sequence MEVYTYASHFAPSFSHISCFSVRNVLFKVKDFISSAVSMVLGNVFSAILTFFFALVGTLLGAMTGALIGQETESGFVRGAAIGAISGAVFSIEVFESSLILWKSEESRICCFLYLIDVIVSLLNGRLVRERIGPAMLSAVQSQMGAIETSFDEVHNIFDIGGSKGLTEYSVEKIPKIAITCDNDVDESGERVSCSVCLQDFQVGEIVRSLPHCHHIFHLPCIDEWLVRHGSCPLCRRDL encoded by the exons atggAGGTATACACTTATGCATCCCATTTTGCACCATCATTTTCACATATTTCATGTTTTTCAGTCAGAAATGTTTTGTTTAAAGTGAAAGATTTCATTAGTTCTGCTGTTTCCATGGTTCTTGGGAATGTTTTCTCTGCAATTCTCACCTTCTTCTTTGCATTAG TAGGGACTTTACTAGGAGCAATGACAGGGGCTTTAATAGGGCAAGAGACAGAAAGTGGTTTTGTTAGAGGGGCTGCAATTGGAGCCATTTCGGGTGCGGTTTTTTCGATAGAAGTCTTTGAATCTTCCCTTATTTTGTGGAAATCTGAAGAATCCAGGATCTGTTGTTTTCTTTATTTG ATTGATGTCATTGTAAGCTTGTTAAACGGAAGGCTTGTACGCGAACGGATTGGTCCAGCTATGTTGAGTGCGGTTCAGAGTCAG ATGGGAGCTATTGAAACAAGCTTTGATGAGGTGCATAACATATTTGACATTGGTGGATCTAAAGGCTTGACTGAGTATTCTGTGgaaaaaatacctaaaatcgcCATTACTTGCGATAATGATGTTGATGAATCTGGAGAACGCGTTTCTTGTTCCGTGTGCCTTCAG gattttcaagtaggAGAAATAGTGAGGAGTTTGCCACACTGTCATCACATTTTTCACCTACCTTGCATTGATGAATGGCTGGTGAGACATGGGTCTTGTCCATTATGTAGGAGggatctttaa